Proteins encoded within one genomic window of Macrotis lagotis isolate mMagLag1 chromosome 3, bilby.v1.9.chrom.fasta, whole genome shotgun sequence:
- the LOC141516468 gene encoding olfactory receptor 5P3-like, whose translation MSGKNCTAVTEFIILGLTDEPTLSVILLLIFLGFYAVTLMSNVSIITLIRKSSQLHTPMYLFLSHLAFVDIGSSSTVTPVMLKNFLVDKTIIPLGGCVVQLFFVVFFGTAECFLLAVMAYDRYVAICNPLLYSVNMPPRICALLIMFSYLGACINAWIYTCCLLSLSFCGPNKINHFFCDYSPLLNLATYQDNIVEILTSASAGSIIAISVLIIIISYVSILFSVLKISSTEGRSKAFSTCTSHLAAVTLFYGTLTFIYVMPNSNYSADENKVISVFYMVIIPLLNPLIYSLRNNEVKGALRKLMRRKHPFS comes from the coding sequence ATGTCTGGCAAGAACTGCACTGCTGTgactgaattcattattttggGGTTAACAGATGAGCCAACCCTTTCTGTCATTCTCCTTCtgatatttttaggtttttatgctgTCACCTTAATGAGTAACGTTAGTATAATCACATTGATCAGAAAAAGCTCGCAACTTCACACTCCAATGTATCTTTTTCTCAGTCATTTGGCATTTGTGGATATTGGGTCTTCCTCAACTGTCACACCTGTTATGCTCAAGAACTTCCTTGTGGACAAAACCATAATCCCTCTTGGAGGCTGTGTGGTCCAATTGTTCTTTGTAGTCTTCTTTGGGACAGCTGAGTGCTTTCTGCTGGCTGTGATGGCCTATGATCGGTATGTGGCAATCTGTAACCCCCTACTTTATTCTGTTAACATGCCCCCTAGGATATGTGCTCTATTAATTATGTTCTCCTACCTGGGGGCTTGTATAAATGCTTGGATCTACACTTGTTGCTTATTGAGCCTGTCCTTCTGTGGGCCCAATAAAATTAATCACTTTTTCTGTGATTATTCACCACTTCTGAACCTTGCTACATACCAAGACAATATTGTTGAAATTCTAACATCAGCCTCTGCTGGATCTATAATTGCAATTTCAGTACTAATTATCATAATCTCTTATGTCTCCATCCTCTTCTCTGTCTTGAAAATCAGCTCCACTGAGGGAAGATCCAAAGCTTTCTCAACTTGTACCTCCCATCTCGCTGCAGTCACTCTCTTCTATGGCACCCTTACATTCATTTATGTGATGCCCAACTCCAACTACTCAGCAGATGAGAATAAAGTAATATCAGTTTTCTACATGGTAATCATCCCCTTGTTGAACCCTCTGATCTATAGTCTAAGGAATAATGAAGTAAAAGGAGCCCTGAGAAAATTGATGAGGAGGAAACATCCCTTTTCATGA